In one window of uncultured Draconibacterium sp. DNA:
- a CDS encoding M3 family metallopeptidase, with protein sequence MKSIYLVVLIFIMNLGMVTAQTNPLLGDFNTPHDAAPFDKIKNEHFMPAFEEGIKLGKAEVEKIKNNPEAPTFENTIVALDEVGRLLTRTSGIFFNLMSSETNDELQSIAQEVSPMLTAFQNDISLDPVLFERIKAVYNKKAELDLTTEQETLLENNYIGFVRSGANLSDADKEKFREYSTELSKLSLDFGENVLKETNKYELNITDKSKLAGLPEGALEAAAGKAKAKDKEGWVFDISMPSYLPVMKYADNRGLRKELYMAYNTKSFKGDEFDNQANVKRIAELRLEMAKLLGYKNYADYVLERRMAMNADGVYGLLNDLYEASYKVAKEEKAEIEEYARKNGFEGDLMPWDWSYYSEKLKVEKFDLNDEMMKPYFELSSVVDGVFGLATELYGITFKENKDIPVYNEEVTAYEVFDADGTFLSVFYTDFHPRPGKRGGAWMNDFKGQWMDNGVDSRPHVTIVMNFTRPTSSKPALLTFSEVETFMHEFGHALHGMLAKSTYSSLSGTNVYRDFVELPSQIMENWAVEKDFLDRFAKHYETGEPIPAELVQKIVDSQNYLAGYLSIRQLSFGYLDMAWHTLEKPFEGDVKDFEESAWKRTQIFPAIDGVCMSTQFGHLFAGGYAAGYYGYKWAEVLDADAFSVFKEKGLFNKDVAASFRENILEKGGTEHPMILYKRFRGQEPAVDALLKRSGLL encoded by the coding sequence ATGAAGAGCATTTATTTAGTAGTACTAATTTTTATAATGAATTTAGGAATGGTAACAGCACAAACAAATCCGTTACTCGGAGACTTTAATACACCGCACGATGCGGCACCTTTCGATAAAATTAAAAACGAGCATTTTATGCCGGCTTTCGAGGAAGGAATAAAACTGGGCAAGGCCGAGGTGGAGAAAATCAAAAATAATCCGGAGGCGCCAACATTCGAAAACACGATTGTTGCGCTGGATGAGGTTGGTCGTTTACTAACACGTACATCGGGTATCTTTTTTAACCTGATGAGTTCGGAAACTAACGACGAATTGCAGAGCATTGCGCAAGAGGTATCGCCGATGCTTACTGCCTTCCAGAACGATATTTCGTTAGATCCCGTGCTTTTCGAACGCATAAAAGCCGTGTACAACAAAAAAGCCGAGCTGGATTTAACCACCGAGCAAGAAACACTTTTGGAAAACAACTACATTGGTTTTGTTCGCAGTGGAGCAAATTTATCGGATGCCGATAAAGAGAAGTTTCGCGAGTATAGCACCGAACTGTCGAAATTAAGCCTCGATTTTGGTGAGAACGTATTGAAGGAAACCAATAAGTACGAACTGAATATTACCGACAAAAGTAAGTTGGCCGGATTACCTGAAGGTGCTCTGGAAGCTGCTGCCGGAAAAGCAAAAGCGAAAGACAAAGAAGGTTGGGTTTTCGATATTTCGATGCCAAGCTATCTGCCGGTTATGAAATATGCCGATAACCGCGGATTGCGTAAAGAACTGTACATGGCTTACAATACCAAATCGTTTAAAGGCGATGAGTTCGACAACCAGGCAAATGTAAAACGAATTGCTGAGTTGCGCCTGGAAATGGCCAAATTGTTAGGCTATAAAAACTATGCCGATTACGTTCTGGAGCGCCGAATGGCAATGAATGCCGATGGAGTTTACGGTTTGCTTAATGATTTGTATGAAGCATCGTACAAAGTTGCAAAAGAGGAAAAAGCAGAGATTGAAGAATATGCCCGCAAAAATGGTTTCGAAGGTGATTTGATGCCTTGGGACTGGAGTTACTACAGCGAAAAACTAAAGGTAGAAAAATTCGATCTGAACGACGAAATGATGAAACCTTATTTCGAATTAAGCAGTGTTGTTGACGGCGTTTTTGGCCTGGCAACCGAACTGTATGGCATTACTTTTAAAGAGAATAAAGACATTCCGGTATACAACGAAGAGGTTACCGCTTACGAGGTTTTTGATGCCGACGGAACTTTCCTTTCGGTATTTTACACCGATTTTCACCCACGCCCAGGAAAACGTGGCGGAGCCTGGATGAACGATTTTAAAGGTCAGTGGATGGACAATGGCGTTGATTCGCGTCCGCACGTAACCATTGTAATGAACTTTACCCGACCGACTTCAAGCAAGCCGGCATTGTTAACGTTTAGCGAGGTGGAAACATTTATGCACGAATTTGGGCATGCTTTACACGGAATGTTGGCAAAATCAACTTATTCAAGTCTTTCGGGAACCAACGTGTATCGCGATTTTGTTGAGCTTCCATCGCAAATAATGGAAAACTGGGCGGTTGAAAAAGATTTCCTCGATCGTTTTGCCAAACATTACGAAACAGGCGAGCCTATTCCTGCCGAGTTGGTTCAGAAAATTGTTGATTCGCAAAATTACCTGGCCGGTTACCTTTCAATTCGCCAGCTAAGCTTTGGCTATTTGGATATGGCCTGGCATACACTTGAAAAACCTTTTGAAGGAGATGTGAAGGATTTTGAGGAAAGCGCGTGGAAGAGAACACAGATCTTCCCGGCTATCGACGGTGTTTGTATGAGTACACAATTCGGGCACTTGTTTGCCGGTGGTTATGCAGCCGGTTATTACGGCTACAAATGGGCTGAAGTGCTGGATGCAGATGCATTTAGCGTATTTAAAGAAAAAGGCCTGTTTAATAAGGATGTAGCAGCTTCGTTCCGCGAAAATATCCTTGAAAAAGGAGGAACAGAGCACCCGATGATTCTTTACAAACGTTTCCGTGGGCAGGAACCAGCCGTTGATGCACTGCTAAAGCGCAGCGGATTATTGTAA
- a CDS encoding flavin reductase family protein, with protein MARTYWKPGTIVYPLPAVMVSCGENPEEYNIITIAWTGTINSDPPMCYISVRPGRHSYDIIKRTGEFVINLTTEKLAKATDWCGCRSGRKYNKWKEMNLTPAPAKMVKAPIIEESPVNIECRVKDIVELGSHHMFISEVVSVSVDDTYMNEEQAFSFSKANPLVYSHGHYFGMGKRIGKFGWSVEKKKKRKK; from the coding sequence ATGGCACGAACCTACTGGAAACCCGGAACAATTGTTTATCCCTTACCAGCAGTAATGGTAAGTTGTGGCGAAAATCCTGAAGAATACAACATTATAACCATTGCCTGGACCGGCACCATAAACAGCGATCCTCCAATGTGTTATATTTCGGTTCGTCCGGGGCGCCATTCGTACGATATAATAAAGCGCACCGGCGAATTTGTTATCAATCTCACCACCGAAAAGCTGGCAAAAGCAACCGATTGGTGTGGTTGTCGCTCGGGCCGCAAATACAACAAATGGAAAGAAATGAACCTGACTCCGGCACCCGCCAAAATGGTAAAAGCACCAATTATCGAGGAATCGCCTGTAAATATTGAGTGCCGCGTAAAAGATATCGTTGAGCTGGGATCGCATCACATGTTTATTTCAGAAGTGGTGAGCGTTTCGGTCGACGATACTTATATGAATGAAGAACAGGCTTTCAGTTTCTCTAAAGCCAATCCTTTGGTTTACAGTCATGGCCACTATTTTGGGATGGGAAAACGAATTGGCAAGTTTGGTTGGTCAGTCGAAAAGAAGAAGAAACGAAAAAAATAA